The following DNA comes from Burkholderia sp. HI2500.
TTGCGCGCGACGAGACGCCGCGCCCCGACACGACGCTCGAAGCGCTCGCGAAGCTGAAGCCCGCGTTCCGCCCGGACGGCACGATTACCGCGGGCAATGCACCGGGCCTGAACAGCGGCGCGGCGGCGATGCTGGTGGCGGATCGCGCATTCGCCGACGCGCACGGGATTGCGCCGAGTGCGCGGCTGGTTGCATTCGGCGTTGCTGCCGTCGAACCCGGCATGTTCGGGCTCGGCCCCGTGCCGGCCGTCAGGATCGCGCTGGAGCGGGCGGGCTGGACGCTGGCCGACGTCGAGCGTTTCGAGATCAACGAAGCGTTTGCGGTCGTGCCGATCGCGGTGGCGGGCCAGCTCGGCATCGCCGAGGAGATCGTCAACGTCGAAGGCGGCGCGATTGCGCACGGCCATGCGATTGGCGCAACGGGGGCGGTGCTGACGACCCGCCTGATCCATTCGATGCGGCGCGACGGCATCAAGCGCGGCGTCGTCACGCTGTGCATAGGCGGCGGCCAGGGCATCGCGCTGGCGATCGAGGCGCTTTGAGTCGAAGCGGACGCGGACGCATCTGCGATTCGGACGAAAGGGAAACGCCGCGGGCGATGCGGCTCGCGGCGCGGGCTTCCCGAGTCACGGTGCAGCCAGTCACCTTCTCGGCGGCACCGCGCCAAGTCGGCGGGCGGCCCGGAGGCTTCCGTACACATCGCGCACGGATTCGGCGATTGCCCCCGTGTCACCGATCTGCCACCGTCGACCGGTAGCGTTCGGGGCTGACCCACGCTTTCGACAGACGAATCCGCCATGCAGCGCACGTCGCGCGCCACGCCCCATGTTTATGCGGCCACGTCCCGCGCCCTCGCCGTCAGCCTCGCGATCAACCTGCTGCTGCTCGCCGTCGAGACGGCCGCGGCGTGGTCCGCGCATTCGTCGGGGCTGCTCGCCGACGTCGTCCACGCGGCGATCGATCTCGCCGCCGATGCGCTGATTCTCGTCGCGTGCCGGCTCGACGCACGCCTGCCGCCGGAGCGGCGCCCGACCTACGAACCGCTCGCGCTCGCGGGCCTCGGCGCGTTGCTCGTCATAACCGGCGCGCAGATGATCTGGCATGCAACGAACCGGTTCGCGACGCCGCCCGTCGTGCAGCCGGGCGCGGCAACGCTCGCACTCGTCGCCGTCACGCTCGCCGGCAAGGCCGCGCTGTCGCACTGGATGCTGCGCAAGGCGCGCGAAACCGGCTCCGCGCTGCTCGAGGCGAGCGGCTGGCATGTGCGGACCGATGCGCTGTCGTCGCTGCTGGCGGCGCTCGCGATGAGCGCGGCACTGGTTGGCTTCGGTCGTCTCGACGATCTGGCCGCGCTGGCGATCGGCGCACTCGTGATCCGCACGGGTGTCGGTTTCATCCGACGTGGTTGCGCGCAGTGGCCGGCGCTCACGGCATGGGCGGATCGGTCGACGCGCGGCTCGTGAACGCAGCGGGCATCGCCCCGCATCGCGAGCGGCACAGTAGCCGCTATCTGCGGCGATGAATGAAGAAGAGGCTCGCGCGGTGCGAGCCTCTTTTGCATGAGGTCGCCGCCATCATCGTGCTATACGCGACGCGTTGACCGAAGTCGATGTATCGCCCGACGAATGCGGCCGGTTCCGATGGATCGACCTTGATGGTCGCTTACCCGAGCGGCACGACGCTCCCGAGCAGAATCCGCACGAGCGTCGCCTGGCGCGTGACACCCGTTTTCGAGAAGATCGCGCGCAGGTGCGTACGCGCCGTGTTCTTGCTGATCCCCGATTCCTCCGCGGCTTCCTCGAGCGTCAGCCCGTTCGTCAGCAGCAGCGCGAGCGACGTCTCGGCGGGCGTCAGGTCGAACAGCTTGCGGATGATCTCCTGCGCGCCCTGCGGCTTGCGGTCGGGATCACGCAGGAACAGCGTGACGGCCGGCCGCCGCTTGTTGTCCTCCGACCAGTCGGACAGCAGCACCGTGCGCACCAGCAGCCCGAGGCGCGGCTTGTCGAAGCTGCGCGTGATCGGCATCGCCTCGACGGTCGCCGCGGCCGTGCCGTGGTGCCCCATCACCGCATGGCGGATCAGCCGTTTCAGCGTGCGGTTCTCCTGCGCATCGGTCGCCTCGATCGTGCCGCGCGCAATCGTCAGACC
Coding sequences within:
- a CDS encoding cation diffusion facilitator family transporter, with amino-acid sequence MQRTSRATPHVYAATSRALAVSLAINLLLLAVETAAAWSAHSSGLLADVVHAAIDLAADALILVACRLDARLPPERRPTYEPLALAGLGALLVITGAQMIWHATNRFATPPVVQPGAATLALVAVTLAGKAALSHWMLRKARETGSALLEASGWHVRTDALSSLLAALAMSAALVGFGRLDDLAALAIGALVIRTGVGFIRRGCAQWPALTAWADRSTRGS